In Vicia villosa cultivar HV-30 ecotype Madison, WI linkage group LG7, Vvil1.0, whole genome shotgun sequence, the DNA window CCACCCATTTCCTATAATCAAAGATTGGGTTAGTCGGTCGCAAGATCAGATAttaagatttcaaaaaaaaaaatcatgaatagtGATGTATACCTGAAGTCCCGCGTGCCCGTCATCGACTGCATTAATAGCAGCCTTGAGAACCCGAACTGCAGTCGGGCTGTTTCTGAGTATCTCCCTACACCATTTGATTGTTTCTCTCTCTAAATTCTCTAGCTATGCCAAATCAAAACATTGCATTAACAAAAACTATAAGCTTCATGTTAGAACTTGCAAGTACAGTGCTGAGAATTCAAAGAGCTTACTGGTACAACAGTGTTGATAAGGCCCATTTTCTCTGCTTCAACAGCAGAATAAAACCTTGCAAGAAACCACATTTCGCGCGCTTTTTTCGGACCTACCTGTATTAAGAATCATAATTTCTATCTTCTGGATCGACAACATCGAAATGTTAACGCAAACAAAACGGTACTGTTAATTTAGTTCTCACCAAACGCGACATGATAGAACTTCCGTAACCAGCATCGAAACTCCCAACCTTTATAGATACAAGGACAAGATGTTACAAAGGAAAGATTATGTGTTTGATTAGTGCAAATCTTAAATGATTGATGCACCTTAGGACCCGTTTGGCCGAAGACAGCGTTATCTGCTGCGATGGTTAGATCACAAACCATATGCAATACATGTCCTCCTCCAACAGCATACCCTGCAACCTGTTTTAGTGTTAGCTAAAAATATGAATATAACAAGAATATCAAAGATGTAAGGAGAGTACCATTGCAATCACTGGTTTCGGAAGGCGGCGAATCTGAACCTGTAataggagaaaagaatgaagataAATACCAAAGGGACTATtggtttttttttcaacaacttgAATTGAAAATTTTCTCATTACAAATCATGGAAAAGTGGATTGTGATATTGCGGTGGAGAAACTATATTGACTAATGTTTACGGGATAAACTTCCTTTTCATAAATTTGAAAGACTAAATTAACCGATACTTATAATTTGGAGGACGAAAATGATAGTTTACTCGAACAGCATTATTCCATTGAAAAGAAAGCCGCAAAAAGCCCGAAAAGAGATAACTCGAGTAAAGATCACTTCCATTCACCTAAAAAGAAACATCAGGAATGAATTGATATATGTACCTGCAAGTCTAACACATTAAGGCGACCAAAATTTTCATGATCAGAATAACCATCTTCAGTCCTCAAGGCTTGGTCACCACCACTACAAAATGCATCGGTTCCCTACATCACCAATATGTCATTAAAATCAATCAATTCTATATTACTTATCAGTAGTTTCTCAGTGACAAACTACAATGGAAAATCACAAATATATGTTAGTAGcaatattttgaaaattgaacCGGCACCGAACCAAAAAGACATATTATCGGTCATATTATTATTAACCGATTTAAACAGTTTGAACCAGGACAAAACTGCAATCGGCCGAATGTATGTAGCTAAACATGTATGTATATACATACCTTTCCAGTGAGAATGATGACGCCAACAGAAGGATCATCTCTAGCATCATTGAAAGCACGAATAAGCTCCTTAACTGTGTGAGGTCGAAAGGCATTTCTTCTCTCTGGCCTATTAATACTTATCTGCAACGTTCAACCATGGTATTAAATTGCAGACCGCATCGGACTGCAATTGCAGTGTGATTTGAAATCATGCATCTTTCTACATTATGAACCACATTAGAATCCTTCAAAACTCAAAATTTAGAACCCAAAACTCAATTTACTTCTAAAAAAATCTTAACATCAAGTGTTTTAAACGGTGTATTTCAAActtttttcaatcaaaatttaTACCGCAATGCACATCGCAGCCGCGCAATGACTGCAGTCGCAAtagcaatttaaaaccatgcatTAAACCCAATATTGTCAAAATtgaatagaaaaagaaaagaggttAAACCCTAAATTATACAATTGCTTAATTATTTCTAAATTGATTATGGACATTtcataagttgtttttataaaCTCATTCAAACAATCTAACAAGTGATTATTCTAATAGATACCAAACACGCTTTAGTAATACTTAGAGTAACTAAATTCTATAATTACTAacaaaaagtgaataaaaaacaACATTTGAGAAACTGCTAAGCTACCTTTGCTATTCCTTCACCAACGGATTTCTCGTAAACAATGTCAGTGAAATCCCTTCCTTCATCATCAGAAGCAACAACCCTCCAAGCAACTTCGTTCGAGGGAACATTTCCGTGAACACGTTGGTAGGTATCATTTTTTGTGGAGCTTGAAGTGTGGTGCAAGGAAATGAGTTGAGGTTGTGGTGGTGGTGTTGGAGTGGGAAGGAGGTGGTTGGTTACAGAGGTGACTCTTCTGAGTACCGTTTCGATGTCTTCCATTGGAGATAAGAGCTATGGGAAATAGAAGTTGTTGTAAAGCAATGGcatattgaagatgatgatgattggaGATTGATGAAATTTGTCTGGTAGGATGTGGATAAGATAAGGTGAAACTGTGTTTGTTAGCAATCATAGTTGAAATAATTTTAAGTTGAAATTATATTTTCAAATGTAATTATATTTTGGCTTAATATATTTTTATCCTTAATGTATTTTTATCCTTGTAAgctagtgaattttttttttttattattttcattcttgtaaattattatttttatttgagtttctatatcttattttgttttgaagtttAATCCTTAAAGctaaaatctgcaggaaaatttGTATGTTTTCTATAGATTTTTCTGCGAAAATTTCTGCAGATTttaattttagggactaaaacgaacgcgaaagtgaaatatagggactcatacaAAAAAAAGTTACagaaacgaaaataaaaaactcgctaacttacaagactaaaaatacatttaagttttttttatatataaatgtttatttaaGTTGAAACTGTATTTTGTTTACATCTACACTTATGttgaattattattttcaaatacaatttattattatttttattgattatctgtgattaattttattttgtggGGAAAAATATGATTTATCATTTTTTACAATGATAATACAAATCTAAAATCTAAAACATGAatagtgtattttttttttaagaagagaGTGAGAAGTACATAGGGTAAGATATCATATTTGTGTCTTGAAATAGCTTATAAAGACTTCTTTATATAGAGAACAAATTTGACCAAAAATGAAATAATTCATGGGCGATGTCGCTCTCTAACAGATTAGCATGTGAGTTAATCAATTAGAATGAACTAATTATAAATCATGTTAATCAAATTCGGAGCCTAATCGATTAAGAGAATCGTAATCGATTAAAGAGTGAGATTCCACCTTTCTAACCAATTAGATAGTGTCCAGAAATAATTTTAAGAAAGCTTTTGAAATAGATGAAGTTTGTAAAATCATTTTGAGTGTGTGTACTTTGTTTTAGTACTTCGAAAACTACTCACGCTTAATTACATGTTATTGTTCTTAAATAGACAAATTACAATCAATCACATGATCACGAACTTTCACAATTACACCAAAACCTTATTAGCTCCACCTTTTAATAACTTCATTCTTTTCTACTTTGATAATGATCATGATTAACTTAGCAGCTTAGCTTTCCTGTCTTATCATCATTAATACCATAAATAGTATTGTCATACCTTGCACATCCCATAGAACCACAAAAAATTCATGTATAAAAATATAAAGATTTGTTAATGTATGTAATAGATTAATTTCGTGATCCATTTTTCAATTTCTTATTGAACTTATTCTGAGCCGCCCAAAGGCTCGAGGAACTAGGACCTAACTTAATGTTAACCCACTCCAAAGGACCTAAGGTATATAAAGTTATCTCACACGAAATGTAATGTACATTTTCTAATCTTCATTTTTCACTACAGTCGTGTTGATTTCTAAATTGACTTCGGAGTTAGAGGGCTAACCTTACAGGCCCACCCCCGCGCGCGCCGTACTAGAGGTCAACATTATCGGTTCAGGATTTCTCATCATTAAAATATGCATATTTCTTGTTCTAGAACTGAACAATGGCGGCTTGTGTGGGAACAACTTCTGATTTGTGTGAAATTCCACTAACAAATCACCTTCGATCCAAAACCAGATATCTATTGAAAACACTAGAGTGGAAGTAGTAACTCTATTATCCGTGTCAAGGAGATCGGCCAAATCTCCTGATTCAATCCTCCATCAATTATCATCTATCGACGACATCTGTAGTGCAACGACATCCAATATCAATCCGCCACAAGAGTGCCTTTCACCAACGACAAGTATAGACGGTTAAGCATAAAGATACAAACTTAAGTATTAGGGCTTGATGGACTTGACTATCTGATGAGTAAAATCAAATAGAATGTAACAAAAGTCTTATCTCAAACTACTCAAGCAAGTGTCGACAAAAGAGAAAGCATTTGACAAAATCTTGAAGTGATAAGGACCCTCTTAAATTATGAGTGAGTGAACAAATTGTAAAGTATAAGAGTTGTATCGTAAAAGTGCATGCTAACGCGTTGACAcgctaaaatttattttcaaactgtttttactTGGTCTGGTTGtggtaaaataattaattaaaaataaattaaattaatatagtaacTAACATTTGCAACCATTTATTCATGATATAGTTGACAAAATTGacataaattcataaaattattgaaaattttatttgataataGTTGCGAATaaactttaaattttatttaagacTAAAAACAAATACACATCTTTAacgatttaaaattaaatatctaAACTAAAGACAAGTATAAAATACATAAGAATAAAGAATCCACTctctatttatttaaatttgcaaAACTATATTTGAGATGTCATTCTCAATTTACCAAtacgtattttttttaaaataaaatacatttttttatatgTGATTAATTCATATCATTgtatcaattataatttataataaatttttgtagtataaatttattaataatgtttttataaaaataaatttttaacatatttaaaattcaatagaAAACAAGAAATTAATTTTCAAGCACGTGGTATTTTAATTTATCAATAAATTAAAGAGGAAAACtaacaacactctcttttcaacatttTTTTATCACTCGTTTTTTTAATAGTTGAAACACATATGagtcctaccactttatgtgaGATCCATTTTTAAAATGAGGAACCCACATATGTTTCATAAGAGAGTGAATGTTGAAAAGAGTGTTAAAAAGAGAGTGCTCTTAGTAGAAATAACTTGTTTATAAGGTTTCGGGTAAAAAAATATCCTAAAACTTTGTTAATTCTGTTCAAAATTATTACACTACTAAAAGGACTTATAAATAAACAACAAATGTCGTGCTTAAAATCTTCCTCCATATCAAATTATCTTACAAATGTCATTTGCTTATTGGTCTAATTAATCAACTTTTCTCTCTAACACATATTTTctctcttaattaaaatttcaaatttttatcacattttttttcacacattattactttcattttaattttttctctatttatttattttcactaaaaatattaataacctattttttaaataataaaaaatttatttatttcacgGGTAACTATCAATacaatatgtattttattttaatcaatcattattttaattttagagacaaaatctttattttttttactttctccatctcacgattaattttttttctttttatataattattgtttattttacaattaatcgtaacgaataattttttttattttacagatatttatcaacacaatatctattttattttaacaacaattatttttatttgagagacaatttttattttcaaaagttaGAATTTCATTTTTTTCCTCCATATCACGGGtcctttttttttatatgattatttaatacaattaaatttatattattattattcatttataattaaaatcatttattttaaatttaccctgtctaaatatattttatatataaaataaatttacatgAATATTTTCCTAGGTTTTTGatagaaaaatgaaaatgttCAGTTTTAGTCTTTTAGATATTGTTACGCATAATGGTGAATTCAAATAAATTGTTCTAGGACGGTTAATTGTTGGGATACCGGTAAAATTTCCCAATGTTCAACAAGCGTGCCCCAATTCAAAGGCAACCTCCCCTCTTTCGAACAAGCGTACACCATATGTGAAGAAGATCTCAAAGATAAGACCCAATTCACTTTTCTCAGTTAGGTGTTCTTTCTTTTGATCCTATCTTCATTGGAATACAAGTATTCTAGATTTTTCTTAACATGCAACATTCATGTTTTATTGTCTTCCGCGTTTAGTTGTTTATACATGCTTAATTCTTTTGATCATTAAAAAGCATTTGTATTAGGTCTGTATATAGTTTCTAGCAGATGAATAGATAGTGATGTTAGTTAAACTGATTTCTTAGGTCTGTTTATAACCAAAAATATATGCAAAGTCTCCTTTTCTCTATATACTCATCAGTATTATATGCTCTTTTCCGGTAGAAATAAGATATCCTCTGGATGCAATTGCAAAGACTAATCCTTGAGCTGGAGAGGACCGCAAAGTATTATATGCCCGTTTGTCTAGACTTTTGATTAAAATACCTCAAACCCGAAATTCTATTAAATTTAGGTACAAATATTTCCATCTATATATGCTATATATCACTCGTATAACAATACCTCACACTCAAACAATACCATAACTAACTAACAAACCTCCctataattataatcacactaTTATTGACCTCTTGCTAGTTGCAGGGCCACTAAATTTCCTATGAAAAACcacttatatatataaataatatacatCATAATTTATCTAACTAGCTAAATATTTCATGATCAACATAAATCATGAGCTGTCTGAATCCGATTGTTCGGCGGCTTCCCGATTTGCAGACAATCAATCGGCGGAACCGTTGTAGTTTTCAGTTCACCATAAGTCTCCCAACAGAATGGATCATAAAGATGGTATTTGTCTTGAACAGGTTGTAATTCGACGCTTGTTAAAGAAACATCCACACAAGGCAAGCTATCGCTGCACGCAAAGTGAACCGGCTTAACTGTGTATGTTCCCTTTATACTTTCGTAGTTGATTCCTGTGAGTGCCACTGCTGCTGTTTGGTTTTGGCAGTTTCTTTTGTCGCAGTAGAATTGGTCGATTACGATCGGGAATTGAACTTCGGATACTTGTATGTTTGAGAATAGTACTCCTTGTACAGAACCTGATCCACCCTGCATAAATGATTTTGAAGTCAAATTTTTTTATCAACTTAGGCATAGTCGTTTTTTAGGGTGTGCAAGACGGACTACCGTACATGACCCGAAATTTGTCACGATTAAACCTTTGCTAAATAGGGCCTTATAAAATGTTTGTCATAGTTAAACTGTGACAAATCTACATAGTTTAACTGCGACAAATCTAAACGTGACCTCCAAAAACTTGAGACGACTCTGAGGTTAGGGATCATTAATTTTGTCTTATAAATAACCTTCAACTTAGGATTTTTTCTTACCTGCCATGTTTTGATTCTGACTCCATTCATTGTGTTATGCATGTTGACATCCCTGATAGTAATGTTTGAAACACAAGCTCTGGTATTATCCTTTCCTAGACCTCCAATGCTGATTCCATGTCCTGGTCCACAGTTGACATTATGTACATATACATTTGAACAACCAGTTTGTATCGAAATACAGTCATCTCCTGCATAACAGTTATAATTCAAAACAACAATTAGTCAACTCGGATTATTTATGCTTATAAGTTTACATATTATGCTTTGCGTTTTCATTTAGAGATTCTGTTTTGTATTCCCTcgggtcctatttataagaaaaaatttattttttagattcattgaataagcAATGTATTTAGACTATATATATAGTTCAGATACTCTATAACATCTGTTGTTCCTGTCGATGGAAATTTGGAATAATTTATCCATGATTGAAATATTACCGCAAGCTAAAGTGCTTTTGTATATCAAAACATCTCTGGAGTTCTGCAAGTGAATTCCATCGGTGTTAGGGCTGTCACCAGGAGACGTTACGGTCACATCATGAACCAAAACTCCATTACAATTATCAAACTTGAGATGACATTGTGGACTATTTTGAATTGTTATGCCTGTGACTGTTGGATTAATACTTCCATAGAACCTTATTGCCTGTAACATAAACAAATATTACTTTCATTATGTTCCGAAAATcttctaaacataaataaattaggTTTTGTTTCGGTTTAAAATGTTACTCACAGTTGGTTTGATTCCTGGCATTTTTCCTCCGAGTGAATTTTCAATCTATTGCAATTGCAAAAAAGGTATAAACAATTAGCCTCGTGTGAACAAAATTGTCATGTTAAGTAGGCGTATTCAATGTCAGATGCGTGTCAATGACTAACACCAACACGACACGACACTGATATATGTGATTACAatcaatctcttttattttcttaagcTATTACAGTTATCTACGTGTCAGTTCGTTAATTACCTGCATTGGTGGGCTTCCGAGTGTGTTGTTCAAAGGGACTAAGAGTTTTTCTTCATCATCTAAAGGATCATTATACTGAGTGTCTTGC includes these proteins:
- the LOC131620543 gene encoding polygalacturonase At1g48100-like; its protein translation is MCGLSFKSFTYILLIAFIILCSNFEECNARRGKHWRQNREEMVSMMKKKGKSHGNGHSNNGGGGGTKFKASPPQKSIPSISLPPPPPQKSIPSHLPPPPPAPQEEVTHLTPPPQTYISESSTTFNVLDFGAKGDGKSDDTKGFEATWAAACKVESSTMFIPADYVFLVGPIVFSGQFCKPKIIFQVEGTIIAPTNPNVWGKGLLQWLDFIKLVGFTIQGNGIIDGRGSVWWQDTQYNDPLDDEEKLLVPLNNTLGSPPMQIENSLGGKMPGIKPTAIRFYGSINPTVTGITIQNSPQCHLKFDNCNGVLVHDVTVTSPGDSPNTDGIHLQNSRDVLIYKSTLACGDDCISIQTGCSNVYVHNVNCGPGHGISIGGLGKDNTRACVSNITIRDVNMHNTMNGVRIKTWQGGSGSVQGVLFSNIQVSEVQFPIVIDQFYCDKRNCQNQTAAVALTGINYESIKGTYTVKPVHFACSDSLPCVDVSLTSVELQPVQDKYHLYDPFCWETYGELKTTTVPPIDCLQIGKPPNNRIQTAHDLC
- the LOC131617202 gene encoding 1,4-dihydroxy-2-naphthoyl-CoA synthase, peroxisomal-like, with protein sequence MEDIETVLRRVTSVTNHLLPTPTPPPQPQLISLHHTSSSTKNDTYQRVHGNVPSNEVAWRVVASDDEGRDFTDIVYEKSVGEGIAKISINRPERRNAFRPHTVKELIRAFNDARDDPSVGVIILTGKGTDAFCSGGDQALRTEDGYSDHENFGRLNVLDLQVQIRRLPKPVIAMVAGYAVGGGHVLHMVCDLTIAADNAVFGQTGPKVGSFDAGYGSSIMSRLVGPKKAREMWFLARFYSAVEAEKMGLINTVVPLENLERETIKWCREILRNSPTAVRVLKAAINAVDDGHAGLQEMGGNATLIFYGTEEAKEGKTAYMERRRPDFSKFNRRP